The proteins below are encoded in one region of Manis javanica isolate MJ-LG chromosome 8, MJ_LKY, whole genome shotgun sequence:
- the AP4S1 gene encoding AP-4 complex subunit sigma-1 isoform X4, with amino-acid sequence MIKFFLMVNKQGQTRLSKYYEHVEINKRTLLETEVIKSCLSRSNEQCSFIEYKDFKLIYRQYAALFIVVGVNDTENEMAIYEFIHNFVEVLDDYFSHVSELDVSFFNAVSQVFCSSWQSMG; translated from the exons atgataaagtttTTCCTCATGGTGAATAAACAAGGGCAAACTCGACTTTCTAAGTATTATGAGCATGTAGAGATTAATAAGCGTACCCTTCTTGAAACTGAAGTCATCAAGAGCTGTCTCTCTCGATCCAATGAACAA TGCTCTTTCATTGAATACAAGGACTTTAAGCTGATCTATCGGCAGTATGCAGCTCTCTTCATTGTGGTTGGAGTTAATGACACTGAG AATGAGATGGCAATTTATGAATTCATCCATAACTTTGTGGAAGTTTTAGACGACTACTTCAGCCACGTG agtGAATTAGATGTATCCTTTTTCAATGCTGTGAGCCAAGTTTTCTGTAGTAGTTGGCAAAGCATGGGCTAG
- the AP4S1 gene encoding AP-4 complex subunit sigma-1 isoform X1 — MIKFFLMVNKQGQTRLSKYYEHVEINKRTLLETEVIKSCLSRSNEQCSFIEYKDFKLIYRQYAALFIVVGVNDTENEMAIYEFIHNFVEVLDDYFSHVIHPCCSTHRYSFLFIPKQYSSVWMYYICLSIDQLMEFRLFILFGYNE; from the exons atgataaagtttTTCCTCATGGTGAATAAACAAGGGCAAACTCGACTTTCTAAGTATTATGAGCATGTAGAGATTAATAAGCGTACCCTTCTTGAAACTGAAGTCATCAAGAGCTGTCTCTCTCGATCCAATGAACAA TGCTCTTTCATTGAATACAAGGACTTTAAGCTGATCTATCGGCAGTATGCAGCTCTCTTCATTGTGGTTGGAGTTAATGACACTGAG AATGAGATGGCAATTTATGAATTCATCCATAACTTTGTGGAAGTTTTAGACGACTACTTCAGCCACGTG attcatccatgttgtagcacgcATCGGtactctttccttttcattcccaAACAGTATTCCTCTGTATGGATGTactacatttgtttatccattgatcAGTTGATGGAATTTAGATTATTTATACTTTTTGGCTATAATGAATAA